From Pseudoleptotrichia goodfellowii, a single genomic window includes:
- the def gene encoding peptide deformylase: MNIVLYEHPTLRTKSTEVDIVDDELRKILDEMVETMRKANGVGLAANQVGIPKRFFVLEVENKVRKIVNPEIIESSDEIIEYEEGCLSIPGIYKKVNRPSEIKVKYLNEKGEEVIEELKEMWARAFQHELDHLDGVLFIDRISVLNKRLISKKLELMKKEFAKGKKYREE, encoded by the coding sequence ATGAATATAGTTTTATATGAGCATCCTACCCTCAGAACGAAATCAACCGAAGTGGATATTGTAGATGATGAACTTAGAAAAATACTGGACGAAATGGTAGAAACTATGAGAAAAGCTAACGGAGTGGGGCTTGCTGCAAATCAGGTGGGTATACCGAAAAGATTTTTCGTTCTTGAAGTGGAAAATAAAGTAAGAAAAATAGTTAATCCCGAAATAATAGAGTCAAGTGATGAAATTATCGAATATGAAGAAGGATGTCTGAGTATACCGGGAATTTATAAAAAAGTAAACAGACCTAGTGAAATAAAAGTAAAATATCTTAATGAAAAAGGTGAAGAAGTAATTGAGGAGTTAAAAGAAATGTGGGCAAGAGCTTTTCAGCATGAACTCGATCACCTTGACGGAGTGTTATTTATAGACAGAATATCCGTTCTGAATAAAAGACTTATTTCCAAAAAACTGGAATTGATGAAAAAAGAATTTGCCAAAGGGAAAAAATACAGGGAGGAATAA
- the fmt gene encoding methionyl-tRNA formyltransferase, whose product MKTIFMGTPEFAIPSLETVYKNTDLKLIFTKEDKRNARGNKIIFSPVKQFGLDNNIEIIQPKKLKEAEITEKIREINPDLIVVVAYGKIIPKEIIDIPKYGIINVHSSLLPKYRGASPIHSAILNGDKETGVSIMYIEEELDAGDVILKEYCEITEDDTLGTLHDKLKELGATGLGKTLKLIESENVKTEKQDDTKATFVKPISKEQAKIDWTDTKENVYNKIRGLNPFPGAYTFNEKNENIKVYKGEKTDKLYDGEFGEIVEIINKKGPVVKVRNGGIILTEVKFEGKKIQKGTDVINGRKLLQGEKLI is encoded by the coding sequence GTGAAAACAATATTTATGGGAACACCTGAATTTGCAATACCGAGTTTGGAAACTGTTTATAAAAATACCGATTTGAAATTGATTTTTACTAAAGAAGATAAACGTAATGCAAGGGGAAACAAAATAATATTTTCTCCGGTAAAACAGTTCGGGCTTGATAATAATATAGAAATAATACAGCCTAAAAAACTTAAAGAGGCTGAAATTACAGAAAAAATAAGAGAAATAAATCCCGATTTGATAGTAGTTGTGGCTTACGGGAAAATCATTCCGAAAGAGATAATAGATATACCGAAATACGGTATTATAAATGTACATTCTTCTCTACTGCCTAAATACAGAGGAGCATCGCCTATTCACTCTGCTATATTAAACGGCGATAAGGAAACGGGAGTAAGTATAATGTACATTGAAGAAGAACTTGATGCGGGAGATGTTATACTGAAAGAATATTGTGAAATAACTGAAGATGATACTCTGGGAACATTACATGATAAGCTGAAAGAGTTGGGAGCAACGGGGCTCGGAAAAACTTTAAAACTTATCGAAAGTGAAAATGTAAAGACTGAAAAGCAGGACGATACAAAAGCGACTTTTGTAAAGCCTATTTCCAAAGAACAGGCAAAAATTGACTGGACAGATACCAAAGAAAATGTATATAATAAAATAAGAGGATTGAATCCTTTTCCGGGTGCGTATACTTTTAATGAAAAAAACGAAAATATTAAAGTTTACAAAGGAGAAAAGACTGATAAATTGTACGATGGAGAATTTGGAGAAATTGTAGAAATAATAAATAAAAAAGGACCTGTAGTAAAAGTTCGGAATGGAGGTATAATATTAACGGAAGTGAAATTTGAAGGGAAAAAAATTCAAAAAGGAACGGATGTTATAAACGGAAGAAAATTATTACAGGGAGAAAAACTGATATAA
- a CDS encoding redox-sensing transcriptional repressor Rex has protein sequence MKLKKNDISDRVVQRLTNYLSILKEVRKYEEGINSIELSKIMDTTSAQVRKDLSTFGEFGVRGKGYDIEKLIEIIEEILGINKVNDVIIVGHGKMGEMITSNSKVLGKGFKIVGVFDKDKKKIGEKIPDLKMEIKNVEEVEDFIKNSSEAVETAILAVVKDQAQIAAEKLIRSGIKAILNMTTYKLELPKNIVVVDIDISAKLQELNFWRLNINDREE, from the coding sequence ATGAAATTGAAAAAAAATGATATATCGGACAGAGTGGTCCAGAGACTCACAAATTATTTATCAATTTTAAAAGAAGTCCGAAAATATGAAGAAGGAATAAATTCCATAGAGCTTTCAAAAATTATGGATACTACATCTGCACAAGTAAGAAAAGATTTGTCAACGTTTGGAGAATTCGGAGTAAGAGGAAAAGGATATGATATTGAAAAATTAATCGAAATTATCGAAGAAATTTTAGGGATAAACAAAGTAAATGATGTTATTATAGTAGGACACGGAAAAATGGGAGAAATGATAACTTCCAACAGTAAAGTCCTCGGAAAAGGCTTTAAAATAGTAGGAGTATTTGATAAAGATAAGAAAAAAATCGGAGAGAAAATTCCCGATTTGAAAATGGAAATAAAAAATGTGGAAGAAGTAGAAGATTTTATAAAAAATTCTTCGGAAGCGGTAGAGACAGCTATATTGGCAGTTGTAAAAGATCAGGCTCAGATTGCTGCTGAAAAGCTTATAAGAAGCGGTATAAAAGCTATACTGAATATGACAACATATAAATTGGAGCTTCCTAAAAATATAGTAGTTGTAGATATTGATATTTCTGCTAAGTTGCAGGAATTGAACTTCTGGAGATTGAATATAAACGACAGGGAGGAATAA
- the folD gene encoding bifunctional methylenetetrahydrofolate dehydrogenase/methenyltetrahydrofolate cyclohydrolase FolD encodes MIKIDGKDISQKILKYIEKEHKLLRDKYERTAGLAVIMAGNNPASEVYVKNKIKACESVKFYSEIVRLDENVTEADFIKEIERFNKNDKIDGILIQLPLPEHINELKVINAVSPEKDVDGFHVVNIGKMMTGDKSGFLPCTPYGIIQLLEEYDIDPAGKDVVIVGRSNIVGKPLALMLIEKSATVQVCNTKTKNIREKLKNADIVIAAAGVPNLISAEDIKEGAVVIDVGINRVNGKLCGDVNYEEVSEKAGYITPVPGGVGPMTIASLIKNTFKSYINKVEK; translated from the coding sequence TTGATAAAAATAGACGGAAAAGATATTTCTCAAAAAATTTTGAAATATATAGAAAAAGAACATAAATTATTAAGAGATAAATACGAAAGAACTGCAGGACTTGCAGTAATTATGGCAGGAAATAACCCTGCGTCGGAAGTTTATGTGAAAAATAAAATAAAGGCATGTGAAAGTGTAAAATTTTATTCGGAAATTGTCAGACTGGATGAAAATGTTACAGAAGCAGATTTTATAAAAGAAATTGAAAGATTTAATAAAAATGATAAAATAGACGGAATATTAATACAGCTTCCGCTGCCTGAACATATAAATGAACTTAAAGTTATAAATGCCGTTTCGCCTGAAAAAGATGTAGACGGATTTCATGTTGTAAATATAGGTAAAATGATGACAGGAGACAAAAGCGGATTTTTGCCGTGTACTCCTTACGGAATAATACAGCTTTTAGAAGAATACGATATAGATCCGGCAGGAAAAGATGTAGTAATTGTCGGAAGAAGTAATATAGTAGGAAAACCACTGGCTCTTATGCTTATAGAAAAATCTGCAACTGTACAGGTGTGCAATACAAAAACTAAAAATATAAGAGAAAAACTTAAAAATGCGGATATTGTAATAGCAGCCGCGGGGGTACCGAATCTTATAAGTGCTGAAGATATAAAAGAAGGTGCTGTTGTAATAGATGTAGGAATAAACAGAGTAAACGGGAAACTGTGCGGAGATGTCAATTATGAAGAAGTATCCGAAAAAGCGGGATATATAACTCCGGTTCCGGGAGGAGTAGGTCCTATGACAATAGCAAGTTTAATAAAAAATACTTTTAAATCATACATTAATAAAGTTGAAAAATAA
- the accB gene encoding acetyl-CoA carboxylase biotin carboxyl carrier protein, whose product MKEKIKFIRELAQSMNENKIEEVQYEENNFEIQLRKKGKEKRTVIYGGAPVNVQPEASNQVSSEAVIDNISTVAEKVETTEEISGTKIESPMVGTFYIAPSPTSAPFIKEGDNVTEGQTLCIVEAMKLMNEVKSSVSGKVKKIMAKDGDAIKKGQVLVIIE is encoded by the coding sequence GTGAAAGAAAAAATAAAATTTATAAGAGAATTGGCTCAAAGTATGAATGAAAATAAAATTGAGGAAGTTCAGTATGAAGAAAATAACTTTGAGATACAGTTAAGAAAAAAAGGAAAAGAAAAAAGAACGGTGATTTACGGGGGAGCACCTGTAAATGTACAACCTGAAGCAAGTAATCAGGTATCTTCGGAAGCCGTTATTGACAATATTTCAACAGTAGCGGAAAAAGTTGAAACAACTGAGGAAATAAGCGGAACAAAAATAGAATCACCGATGGTAGGAACTTTTTATATAGCTCCGTCACCTACATCGGCACCGTTTATTAAAGAAGGGGATAATGTAACTGAAGGTCAGACATTATGTATAGTGGAAGCTATGAAACTTATGAATGAAGTAAAATCTTCAGTTTCGGGAAAAGTAAAAAAAATAATGGCAAAAGACGGAGATGCCATAAAAAAAGGACAGGTTTTAGTTATAATAGAATAG
- a CDS encoding hemolysin family protein produces the protein MEEQRIWVKIILLIILLFLSAFFSATEAALISLKRIHIGDIKEKNSKEETLLKLWLKNPNELLTTLLLGKTAVYVLSVSTAVMLAESYYNSFFGHMNRSFYMFSAFVIIVIIMLIITEITPRVFAKNSAAKISRTLIVPLNTLRIILRPVILIFLEISKLIIKLFGIKVKEQMFEITEEDIKTFVKEGTEVGVIEEGEEEMIHSIFEFSDTTVKEILTPRTTVFALDMEKTIGEVWDEVVEQGFSRIPVYNETIDKIVGIVHMKDMIKYNKEEHSDMKIKELMKEPYFVPTTKTLVELLEEFKKKQSHMAIIIDEYGGTLGIVTIEDLLEEIVGEIRDEFDQEEESIQQIKETIFDIRGDTVIEELNEELDINMPVSEEYDTVSGYVQDELGKVAEEGDQVKGDGFILKVMEVDNKRIEKLRIIITEKNNEREADDGKD, from the coding sequence TTGGAAGAACAGAGGATTTGGGTAAAAATTATTTTATTAATTATATTATTATTTTTATCCGCATTTTTCTCGGCAACTGAAGCTGCATTGATTTCTCTTAAAAGAATTCATATAGGAGATATTAAGGAGAAAAATTCAAAAGAAGAAACACTGCTCAAATTATGGCTGAAAAATCCCAATGAACTTTTAACAACGCTTTTATTGGGAAAAACGGCAGTATATGTATTGTCGGTATCTACTGCAGTAATGCTTGCTGAAAGCTATTATAACAGTTTTTTCGGTCATATGAACAGATCATTTTATATGTTTTCGGCATTTGTCATTATAGTAATTATAATGCTTATAATTACTGAAATTACACCGAGAGTATTTGCCAAAAACAGTGCTGCGAAAATTTCCAGAACATTGATAGTTCCGTTAAATACGTTAAGAATTATTTTAAGACCGGTAATTTTAATTTTTCTTGAAATATCCAAACTTATAATTAAATTATTCGGGATAAAAGTAAAAGAACAGATGTTCGAGATAACGGAAGAGGATATAAAAACTTTCGTAAAAGAAGGAACAGAAGTAGGGGTAATCGAAGAAGGCGAAGAGGAAATGATACACAGTATTTTTGAATTTTCCGATACGACAGTTAAAGAAATACTTACTCCGAGAACGACAGTTTTTGCTCTTGATATGGAAAAAACCATAGGAGAAGTTTGGGATGAAGTAGTGGAACAGGGATTTTCGAGGATTCCTGTATATAATGAAACTATAGACAAAATAGTCGGTATAGTCCATATGAAAGATATGATAAAATACAACAAAGAAGAACATTCGGATATGAAAATTAAGGAACTGATGAAAGAGCCTTATTTTGTACCGACTACGAAAACTCTGGTTGAATTACTTGAAGAATTTAAGAAAAAACAGTCTCACATGGCAATTATAATTGATGAGTACGGGGGGACTTTAGGAATAGTAACTATTGAAGATTTGCTCGAAGAAATTGTCGGAGAAATAAGGGATGAATTTGATCAGGAAGAGGAAAGTATTCAGCAGATAAAAGAAACAATATTTGATATAAGAGGAGATACGGTAATAGAAGAACTGAACGAAGAACTTGATATTAATATGCCTGTTTCCGAAGAATACGACACAGTTTCGGGTTATGTTCAGGACGAGTTGGGAAAAGTTGCCGAAGAGGGAGATCAGGTAAAAGGAGACGGATTTATCCTGAAAGTAATGGAAGTTGACAATAAAAGAATAGAGAAATTGAGAATAATAATTACTGAAAAAAATAACGAAAGGGAAGCTGACGATGGAAAAGATTAG
- a CDS encoding NUDIX domain-containing protein, producing MEKIRPRVRVAGILIENERILLIEHSKNDKKYWLVPGGGVDWGESTAESLIREYKEETNLDIEVESFLFLSETIAPNKEKHVINLYFKVKRKDTSKEDLKLGNEEMLTDLKFFEKEKIKNIKLYPNIKEQIIKLLNKEKIVPYLGLLWDK from the coding sequence ATGGAAAAGATTAGACCTAGAGTAAGAGTCGCCGGAATTTTAATAGAAAATGAGAGGATACTTTTAATAGAGCATTCCAAAAATGATAAAAAATATTGGCTCGTACCCGGAGGTGGTGTAGATTGGGGTGAAAGTACGGCAGAATCTCTCATAAGAGAATATAAAGAAGAAACGAATCTCGATATAGAAGTCGAAAGTTTCCTGTTTCTTTCGGAAACAATAGCTCCCAATAAAGAAAAACATGTGATAAATCTGTATTTTAAAGTAAAAAGAAAAGATACTTCCAAAGAAGATTTGAAATTAGGCAACGAAGAAATGCTTACCGATTTGAAATTTTTTGAAAAAGAAAAAATAAAAAATATAAAATTGTACCCGAATATAAAAGAACAGATTATAAAATTATTGAATAAAGAAAAGATAGTCCCGTATTTAGGATTGTTATGGGATAAGTAG
- a CDS encoding adenine phosphoribosyltransferase: MKTEEKKIVEGLIRTIPDFPEKGIVFRDITTALKDKKGLNIVIKDFTERYKDKGIDYVLGADARGFIFGAAIAYNIGVGFVPARKVGKLPAETVKIEYELEYGKNSIEIHKDSFKKGDKVLIVDDLLATGGTAAAMVKLVEMLGASIYELAFMIELEDLKGRDVLKGHEVYSQLQY, from the coding sequence ATGAAAACTGAAGAAAAAAAAATAGTGGAGGGATTAATAAGAACTATTCCCGACTTTCCTGAAAAAGGAATTGTATTCAGAGATATTACTACTGCATTAAAAGACAAAAAAGGGCTTAATATTGTAATAAAAGATTTTACAGAAAGATATAAAGATAAAGGCATTGATTATGTATTGGGAGCAGATGCGAGAGGATTTATTTTCGGGGCTGCTATCGCTTATAATATAGGAGTGGGATTTGTTCCTGCGAGAAAAGTGGGGAAACTGCCTGCAGAAACTGTAAAAATCGAATATGAGTTGGAATACGGTAAAAACAGTATAGAAATCCATAAAGACTCTTTTAAAAAAGGGGATAAAGTACTTATTGTGGACGATCTTCTGGCAACGGGAGGAACTGCTGCAGCTATGGTAAAATTGGTTGAAATGCTCGGTGCAAGTATATATGAATTGGCTTTTATGATTGAATTGGAAGATTTAAAAGGCAGAGATGTTCTGAAAGGGCATGAGGTTTATTCACAGTTGCAATATTAA